In the genome of Desulfatiglans sp., one region contains:
- a CDS encoding tetratricopeptide repeat protein: MKNTLKILSIISLVLFFLCSCQTTRPIKKLEKQAIKPAQQEQYSAHDYITDGFGYVKKRQLAEAIICFSKAIELEPENPYAYGFRGNAYNDFGKIDKALPDLNKAIELDPDNLFAYSSRGKVLFKKNKIDLAISDLNKAIEIDPDKDIIYNYRGMVYMRTGQIDEAVPDFSKAIDLNADQELYYRNRGAAYVKKGLFDESISDFTRAIELDPNNGFAYHLRGDAHINKGEIDEAIIDLSRAIELIPYNARNLFNRGDEFISIDDAVFDYNNALELDRYNATRYIARSKAYFIKGLIDEQISDLSRAIELDPNSSLIYNLRGTAHSIKRQYEAAISDYSKLINLDPDNPEYYSQRGNAYVALKKLEEANYDFNRAIELSSDSVSAYSNRGNMYMIKRQYEAAISDFSKVINLNPNKPNYYIQRGYAYKGIKKMEEAIYDFNRAIELDPKDYIARSQLAWLLATCPDKKYRDGIKAIEHAEKLVEFNKNPARLDTLAAAYAEAGRFEDAVKTQEIAIDILKKEGSSADKIAIYLERLDFYKENKPWRDK; encoded by the coding sequence ATGAAAAATACACTAAAAATTTTATCTATTATATCTTTGGTCCTGTTTTTCCTCTGTTCATGCCAAACAACACGTCCGATTAAAAAATTAGAAAAGCAGGCCATTAAACCTGCTCAACAGGAACAATATTCTGCTCACGACTATATAACTGATGGGTTTGGGTATGTTAAAAAAAGGCAGCTTGCCGAAGCAATTATCTGCTTCAGTAAGGCCATAGAGCTGGAGCCTGAAAATCCTTATGCATATGGTTTTCGCGGGAATGCCTATAATGACTTCGGTAAAATTGACAAGGCCCTTCCTGACTTAAATAAAGCTATTGAGCTGGACCCAGATAATCTATTTGCCTACAGTAGTCGCGGGAAAGTCCTTTTTAAGAAAAATAAAATTGATCTGGCTATATCTGACCTTAACAAGGCCATAGAGATAGATCCTGACAAAGATATTATCTACAATTATCGTGGAATGGTCTATATGAGAACAGGACAAATTGATGAGGCTGTGCCTGATTTTAGCAAAGCAATAGATCTGAATGCAGACCAAGAACTTTATTATAGAAATCGTGGGGCAGCATATGTAAAAAAAGGTCTATTTGATGAGTCAATATCTGATTTTACCAGAGCAATAGAGTTGGACCCTAATAATGGATTTGCTTACCACCTGCGTGGTGATGCCCATATTAATAAGGGCGAGATAGATGAAGCTATCATTGATTTAAGCAGGGCCATTGAGTTAATCCCTTATAATGCTCGTAATTTATTCAATCGAGGAGATGAATTTATCAGTATAGACGATGCGGTTTTTGATTATAACAATGCATTAGAATTGGACAGATACAATGCAACTCGTTATATAGCTCGCTCAAAAGCGTATTTTATAAAAGGTCTAATTGATGAACAAATATCTGATTTAAGCAGAGCCATAGAATTGGATCCAAATAGTTCACTTATTTATAATTTACGTGGAACTGCGCACTCAATAAAGAGACAGTATGAAGCGGCTATCTCAGATTATAGTAAACTCATAAACCTGGACCCAGATAATCCTGAATACTATAGTCAGCGTGGGAACGCTTATGTGGCCTTAAAAAAATTGGAAGAGGCCAATTACGATTTCAATAGAGCTATTGAGCTGAGTTCTGATAGTGTATCTGCATACAGTAATCGTGGAAATATGTACATGATAAAGAGACAGTATGAAGCGGCTATCTCAGATTTTAGTAAAGTCATAAACCTGAATCCCAATAAACCTAATTATTATATTCAGCGTGGGTACGCTTATAAGGGCATAAAAAAAATGGAAGAGGCCATTTATGATTTCAATAGAGCTATTGAGCTGGATCCCAAAGATTATATAGCGCGTAGCCAACTTGCATGGCTTTTAGCTACCTGCCCTGATAAAAAATATCGTGATGGTATTAAGGCAATAGAACATGCTGAGAAGCTGGTAGAGTTTAATAAAAATCCAGCCAGATTAGATACATTAGCTGCAGCCTATGCAGAAGCAGGCAGATTTGAAGATGCAGTAAAAACCCAGGAAATAGCAATTGATATCCTGAAAAAGGAAGGATCTTCTGCCGATAAAATTGCCATATATCTTGAGCGACTGGATTTTTATAAAGAAAATAAGCCGTGGAGAGACAAGTAG
- the dnaJ gene encoding molecular chaperone DnaJ: protein MAKDFYEILGVKKESTQEEVKKAYRKLARKWHPDINPGSKDAEQKFKDISAAYDCLGDAGKRKLYDEFGEDSLNSGFDAEKAREYKKWGAYQQEGGSGRASSGGRSGQDFGKYQSYEDLFGDLFSSRGAGRAGGGAGYDFRSSMSSKGRDMEHEMTIDLISALKGFETELAMQKMKPCGLCSGSGIDPKSKMSTCSKCGGSGRLNVAEGPINFTRECPKCHGHGSTGKPCPQCSGQGQVYDTERIRVTIPRGVKEGSRVRVAGKGEPGFNGGEPGDLYLLVHIKPHETLRREEDDLFLDVPITVNEAVSGGTIPVPTIDGIVNLKIPAGSQSGQSLRLKGKGALNLKTGARGDMMVKLVVKVPRGDNEEIKKAAKSLESYYNEDVRKNLKL, encoded by the coding sequence ATGGCAAAAGATTTTTACGAAATACTCGGAGTAAAAAAGGAATCCACCCAGGAAGAGGTAAAAAAGGCATACAGGAAGCTTGCCAGGAAATGGCACCCTGATATCAACCCCGGCAGCAAGGATGCTGAGCAGAAATTCAAGGATATCTCTGCTGCTTATGACTGCCTCGGGGATGCTGGAAAGCGAAAGCTCTATGATGAATTCGGTGAAGACAGCCTAAACTCCGGGTTTGACGCTGAAAAGGCTCGTGAATATAAAAAATGGGGTGCATACCAGCAGGAGGGTGGCTCAGGCCGCGCTTCGTCCGGAGGTCGGTCCGGGCAGGATTTTGGCAAATACCAGAGCTATGAAGACCTGTTCGGAGACCTTTTCAGCTCCAGGGGTGCAGGCAGGGCCGGTGGTGGGGCAGGATACGATTTCAGAAGCAGCATGTCCTCAAAGGGAAGGGATATGGAGCATGAGATGACCATTGACCTTATCTCTGCCCTTAAAGGTTTTGAGACAGAGCTTGCCATGCAGAAGATGAAGCCATGTGGTTTATGCAGCGGGTCAGGTATTGATCCGAAATCAAAGATGTCAACCTGTAGCAAATGCGGCGGTTCAGGCAGGCTGAATGTGGCAGAAGGCCCGATCAATTTCACAAGAGAGTGCCCCAAATGTCATGGGCATGGCAGCACAGGCAAACCCTGCCCGCAGTGTTCAGGCCAGGGGCAGGTTTATGATACTGAAAGGATAAGGGTGACAATTCCCAGGGGAGTAAAGGAAGGGAGCAGGGTACGTGTTGCAGGTAAAGGGGAACCGGGTTTTAATGGGGGGGAACCGGGAGACCTGTATCTGCTTGTACATATAAAACCACATGAGACCTTGAGGCGTGAAGAGGATGACCTGTTTCTTGATGTGCCTATAACCGTAAACGAGGCTGTTTCAGGAGGGACAATCCCAGTGCCCACCATTGATGGTATCGTAAACCTTAAGATACCAGCAGGAAGCCAGAGCGGTCAGAGTTTAAGGCTTAAAGGTAAAGGGGCTTTGAACCTCAAGACAGGAGCAAGGGGAGACATGATGGTGAAGCTTGTTGTAAAGGTCCCCAGGGGAGATAATGAAGAGATCAAAAAGGCGGCAAAATCACTTGAATCATATTATAATGAGGATGTGAGAAAAAATCTGAAATTGTAG
- a CDS encoding glycosyltransferase → MDKLIVFTRYPVPGKTKTRLIPDLGPVNAADVHRKLTENIISQIKQLHAEKDFHFEVCYTGGSIEAMKSWLGDSITYTEQVQGDLGKRMHSAIKSAIHIGCTKVVLIGTDILELIPGHVEQAFNALDKTDIVLGPTIDGGYWLVGMRMAFNIFTGIPWGTETVIAQTLELIKQQGLRLFILPKISDIDDVDDLKKCSDHKIVKQHLSVWLPSRDSPHD, encoded by the coding sequence ATGGATAAGCTTATTGTTTTTACGCGGTACCCTGTTCCGGGTAAGACAAAGACCCGCCTTATTCCTGATCTTGGGCCTGTAAATGCCGCTGATGTCCATCGAAAACTTACTGAAAATATTATCAGCCAGATAAAACAGCTTCATGCTGAAAAAGATTTTCACTTCGAGGTGTGCTACACCGGCGGAAGTATAGAAGCGATGAAAAGCTGGCTGGGTGATAGTATAACATATACAGAACAGGTTCAGGGAGACCTTGGAAAAAGGATGCATTCTGCCATAAAAAGTGCCATTCATATCGGCTGCACAAAGGTCGTTCTCATCGGAACAGATATTTTGGAATTAATCCCAGGGCATGTAGAACAGGCATTCAATGCCCTTGATAAAACCGACATTGTGCTGGGGCCTACAATTGATGGCGGTTACTGGCTAGTGGGCATGAGAATGGCGTTTAACATATTTACAGGCATACCCTGGGGGACTGAAACAGTAATAGCTCAAACACTTGAACTGATAAAACAGCAGGGCTTAAGACTCTTTATACTCCCTAAGATAAGCGATATAGATGATGTTGATGACCTGAAAAAATGCAGTGATCATAAAATAGTAAAACAGCACCTTTCAGTGTGGTTGCCTTCCAGAGACAGCCCTCATGATTAA
- a CDS encoding universal stress protein, with translation MEKKILIAVDGSIHSRKAIEYCIDMCSIIKGMHYVLINIQPKISDFLIQESNIDPQVKAGLKEIADKNHRHSIKILDESMEIMIKLGVNKKLIEKVSLPALKGTSKEILDYAKQTICDAVVVGNRGISKFTEAFTGSISNSIIEFTDTIPVWAVGGDVNSRKVMLAVDGSEASLVAVDHAAFMFSGNTSIDITLMHVTPKLRDYCAIDFKKDNDMMEEIIARGDKLCIESFYAHAQKTLTDAGLKKSQIHILEVESRISIGRTIIKNIKKHGCGTLIIGRRGVNNSFFMGSVSSYVITNAKNCAVWLVP, from the coding sequence ATGGAAAAAAAGATACTTATTGCGGTAGACGGAAGCATTCATTCGAGAAAGGCTATTGAATACTGCATTGACATGTGTTCAATCATAAAGGGCATGCACTATGTCCTTATAAATATTCAGCCCAAAATTTCGGACTTTCTTATTCAGGAATCCAACATAGACCCCCAGGTAAAGGCAGGGCTCAAGGAGATAGCTGACAAAAACCACCGGCATTCCATAAAGATCCTGGACGAATCAATGGAGATAATGATCAAGCTCGGGGTAAATAAAAAACTTATTGAAAAAGTCTCACTCCCTGCTCTCAAAGGCACCTCAAAGGAGATACTTGATTATGCAAAACAGACGATCTGCGATGCTGTTGTTGTAGGAAACAGGGGGATATCAAAGTTTACCGAGGCATTTACCGGCAGTATTTCAAACAGTATTATTGAGTTTACAGATACAATTCCTGTATGGGCTGTTGGCGGCGACGTTAATTCGCGAAAGGTTATGCTGGCAGTGGATGGGTCTGAAGCCTCTCTTGTTGCTGTTGATCATGCCGCATTTATGTTTTCAGGAAACACATCCATTGATATTACTCTCATGCATGTTACCCCCAAACTCAGGGATTACTGCGCCATTGATTTTAAAAAGGATAATGACATGATGGAGGAAATCATTGCAAGAGGGGACAAATTGTGCATTGAAAGTTTTTATGCCCACGCACAAAAGACGTTAACTGATGCAGGGCTAAAGAAAAGCCAGATACATATCCTTGAAGTGGAAAGCCGGATCAGCATCGGTAGAACAATTATAAAAAATATAAAAAAACATGGCTGCGGAACCCTTATTATTGGGAGGAGAGGGGTAAATAACTCCTTCTTTATGGGCAGCGTGTCAAGTTATGTTATTACCAATGCTAAAAATTGCGCTGTATGGCTTGTCCCCTGA
- the glk gene encoding glucokinase, whose protein sequence is MNIKTEYILAGDIGGTKTNLGIFSMGKRRPVMKAFNSYPSREYSGLEEIIMAFLSDNRFRVKKACFGLAGPVEKGVCKTTNFPWVVNASKIKKIFVMEDVKLINDLSAMAAAVPYLTGSEIHVINKAQPEKNGNISLIAPGTGLGQGLLIYSEKGYIPVPSEGGHVDFAPNNCLETEFLRFLWGRYEHVSLERIISGMGILNIYDYLKSTGKYKEPGWLSLKIKGGDPAKVINDSAREKGQKLCLKTIDLFLSILGSASGNLALTALTRGGVYIGGGIPPKLLWRIKEDTFMKRFTGKGRFKGLMEKIPVKMILNSNAAILGAAITGFKG, encoded by the coding sequence ATGAATATAAAAACCGAATATATCCTTGCCGGCGATATAGGCGGGACCAAAACCAACCTTGGTATCTTTAGCATGGGAAAAAGGCGGCCAGTGATGAAGGCTTTTAACAGTTATCCCAGCAGAGAATACAGTGGTCTTGAAGAAATTATAATGGCCTTTCTCTCTGATAACCGCTTTCGGGTAAAAAAGGCATGTTTCGGCCTTGCAGGTCCTGTAGAAAAGGGGGTATGCAAAACTACCAATTTCCCATGGGTAGTGAACGCATCAAAGATAAAAAAAATATTCGTAATGGAAGATGTAAAGCTGATCAATGATCTTAGTGCAATGGCCGCCGCTGTGCCATACCTGACAGGATCGGAAATTCATGTTATAAACAAGGCACAGCCCGAAAAAAATGGAAACATCTCTCTTATTGCACCAGGGACAGGGCTTGGACAGGGGCTCCTAATTTACAGTGAAAAGGGCTATATCCCGGTTCCATCAGAGGGAGGCCATGTGGATTTTGCCCCGAATAACTGCCTTGAGACAGAATTTTTGAGATTTCTCTGGGGCAGATACGAACATGTCAGCCTTGAAAGGATAATCTCAGGCATGGGTATATTAAATATCTATGATTATCTTAAATCCACGGGTAAGTACAAAGAACCTGGCTGGCTTTCATTAAAAATAAAAGGCGGTGACCCCGCAAAGGTAATAAATGATTCTGCTCGGGAAAAGGGCCAGAAACTCTGCCTGAAGACTATAGATCTTTTTCTGTCAATACTCGGGTCCGCCTCCGGAAACCTTGCCTTAACAGCTTTAACCAGGGGAGGGGTATATATCGGAGGGGGTATTCCACCGAAACTTCTCTGGAGGATCAAAGAAGATACCTTTATGAAGAGATTCACAGGCAAGGGCAGATTTAAAGGACTAATGGAAAAAATCCCTGTTAAGATGATTCTCAATAGTAACGCAGCTATTCTTGGCGCGGCCATTACAGGGTTCAAAGGCTGA
- a CDS encoding peptidylprolyl isomerase, translating into MNISDKVFVSFDYRLTLDSGEEIDKSPVGKPLGFITGAGQIIPGLEEKMIGMAVGDKANISVAPENAYGLINPDLFQAIKRDQFPDDIEIRPGMTFQSHGPQGPMIIKVKEVKGNDTVVIDLNHPLAGERLHFDVNIAEVRQLTSEERDGLLSSCGCDCGSGHSGGCDSGGCGSEGSCCH; encoded by the coding sequence ATGAATATCAGCGATAAGGTTTTTGTGTCATTTGATTACAGGCTTACCCTTGATTCAGGGGAAGAGATTGATAAATCCCCTGTTGGGAAACCCCTTGGCTTTATTACAGGAGCCGGGCAGATCATTCCGGGACTTGAAGAAAAGATGATTGGAATGGCTGTAGGCGATAAAGCAAACATCAGCGTGGCGCCTGAAAATGCATATGGGTTAATTAATCCGGATTTGTTTCAGGCGATAAAAAGGGATCAATTCCCTGATGATATAGAGATCAGGCCTGGCATGACATTTCAGAGTCACGGGCCGCAGGGGCCTATGATAATAAAGGTTAAAGAGGTAAAAGGTAATGATACAGTGGTAATAGATCTGAATCATCCGCTTGCCGGTGAAAGGCTGCATTTTGATGTTAATATCGCCGAGGTGCGGCAACTCACATCTGAAGAGAGAGATGGCCTTTTGTCTTCCTGCGGTTGTGACTGTGGGTCAGGCCATTCTGGCGGTTGCGATTCAGGCGGATGCGGGTCAGAGGGCTCATGCTGCCATTAA
- a CDS encoding ATP-binding cassette domain-containing protein, which yields MAVLSLIDISISFGGVPLLDRINLQVEKGERVCILGRNGEGKSTLLKLIGGSIRPDSGTISIQKGLTVSGLSQELPQGLTGTVHEVVSGGLTGVGELLEEYHRLSKIMAQSHDVDTLNKITGIQERLDRLNGWEINRQADEVITRLSLDPDEPFPSLSVGFKRRALLARALVSKPDLLLLDEPTNHLDVASITWMEEFLEKTKSTIIIVTHDRMFLQKLATRIIEIDRGNILNWACGYSEFLKRREEVLETEALHRNEFRHKLAQEEEWIRKGVKARRTRNEGRVRALIKMREEQRGWRMKSGIARITVQDAISSGKLVIEATGIRHSYGDKKVIKDFSTLVIRGDRIGVIGPNGSGKTTLLKILLDRMKPDSGSVKYGTRLEITYFDQVREELDEDATVESSVADGKDTVIINNTPRHIIGYLKDFLFTPERAKSPVRILSGGERNRLLIAKLFVRPSNLLVLDEPTNDLDMETLELLEERLMDYKGTIILVSHDRAFLNNVVTSTIVFDEKGKIAEYPGGYDDWITQRPEPVQVKEPPKTPAPVKQSNKKEQPRRLSFKETKELEGLPSIIEKLEQEQASLYEQMAAPEFYRKNGEVIAEAKSRVEEIKRELEERYGRWEELEGIKEASS from the coding sequence ATGGCCGTTTTAAGCCTTATTGATATAAGCATAAGCTTTGGCGGCGTCCCTTTATTAGACAGGATAAACCTCCAGGTCGAAAAAGGGGAAAGGGTCTGTATCCTTGGCAGAAACGGTGAGGGTAAAAGCACCCTTTTAAAACTCATCGGTGGATCAATCAGGCCTGACAGCGGAACTATTTCAATACAGAAAGGGTTAACCGTTTCAGGCCTTTCACAGGAGCTGCCACAGGGCCTTACTGGCACAGTTCATGAGGTTGTTTCCGGGGGCTTAACCGGGGTGGGGGAGCTTCTTGAAGAGTATCACAGGCTTTCAAAGATCATGGCACAAAGTCATGATGTCGACACACTTAATAAAATTACAGGCATACAGGAAAGGCTGGATAGATTAAACGGCTGGGAGATTAACCGTCAGGCCGATGAGGTGATTACCAGGCTCTCACTTGACCCGGATGAACCTTTTCCTTCTCTGTCTGTTGGATTTAAACGCAGGGCTCTTCTTGCAAGGGCTCTTGTCAGTAAACCTGATCTCCTCCTGCTTGATGAACCTACCAATCACCTTGATGTTGCATCCATAACATGGATGGAGGAATTCCTTGAAAAAACCAAAAGCACTATCATAATTGTTACACATGACAGGATGTTCTTACAGAAACTCGCTACGCGGATAATAGAGATAGACCGGGGCAATATACTGAACTGGGCATGCGGGTACAGCGAATTTCTGAAAAGGCGTGAGGAGGTGCTGGAGACAGAGGCGCTTCACAGAAACGAGTTCAGGCACAAACTGGCACAGGAAGAGGAGTGGATCAGAAAGGGTGTAAAGGCGAGACGTACAAGAAATGAGGGGCGGGTACGTGCGCTGATAAAGATGCGCGAAGAGCAGAGAGGCTGGAGGATGAAATCCGGTATCGCAAGGATCACAGTGCAGGATGCTATCAGCTCCGGGAAACTTGTTATTGAGGCAACCGGTATCAGGCACAGCTATGGAGATAAAAAGGTAATAAAGGATTTTTCAACCTTGGTAATCCGCGGTGACAGGATAGGTGTTATAGGCCCTAATGGCTCAGGTAAAACAACCCTGCTCAAGATACTGCTTGACCGGATGAAGCCAGATAGCGGCAGCGTAAAATATGGCACAAGGCTTGAGATTACCTATTTTGACCAGGTAAGGGAAGAGCTTGATGAAGATGCTACGGTTGAATCAAGTGTGGCTGACGGTAAAGACACTGTTATTATTAACAATACCCCCAGACATATTATAGGTTACCTGAAGGATTTTCTATTTACACCTGAAAGGGCAAAGAGCCCTGTACGCATACTTTCAGGAGGAGAGCGCAACAGGCTCCTCATAGCAAAACTTTTTGTCCGGCCATCGAACCTCCTGGTGCTTGATGAACCGACAAATGACCTTGATATGGAGACCCTTGAACTCTTAGAAGAAAGGCTCATGGATTACAAAGGCACTATAATCCTTGTAAGTCATGACCGTGCCTTTTTGAATAATGTTGTTACAAGCACTATTGTCTTTGATGAAAAGGGTAAAATTGCAGAATACCCGGGCGGGTACGATGACTGGATTACCCAGAGACCTGAACCTGTGCAGGTAAAGGAGCCTCCAAAAACACCTGCACCTGTAAAACAATCAAACAAAAAAGAGCAACCACGCAGGCTCAGCTTCAAAGAGACAAAGGAGCTGGAAGGGTTACCCTCTATTATTGAAAAACTGGAACAGGAGCAGGCATCTCTTTATGAGCAGATGGCAGCCCCGGAGTTTTACAGAAAGAATGGTGAAGTAATTGCAGAGGCAAAGTCCAGAGTAGAAGAGATAAAGAGAGAACTGGAAGAGAGATACGGGCGGTGGGAAGAGCTTGAGGGGATAAAAGAGGCATCCTCTTAG
- the hemW gene encoding radical SAM family heme chaperone HemW, whose protein sequence is MAGLYIHIPFCRSKCPYCDFYSIASNTLVSRFVESLKREITFYKSKFTSFDTLYLGGGTPSLLDTGIITGIIDSVKNTFEITEGAEITIEVNPGDMTHEKITGINNAGINRVNLGVQSFNDSDLKFLGRRHSTADSEKAFMDLRAEGFNNIGIDLIYGLKNQSVDEWVKNLERAVDLSPEHISCYQLTIEGKTVFNAMKKKGELNDLSEDAAALFFLETSAFLEERGYTHYEVSNFARGREYQSRHNMKYWRRIPYLGLGPSAHSFDGKKRWWNYSSIKKYWASLEGGMLPVEDTEDLMIEQELLEKISLGLRTIEGIQIDVIKDIPGAMESAKKLEYTGYVKISGDSITPTKKGLLVADRLPLILMSEA, encoded by the coding sequence TTGGCCGGCCTATACATCCACATCCCCTTTTGCAGGTCTAAGTGCCCATACTGTGACTTTTACTCCATTGCCTCAAACACCCTTGTCAGCAGGTTCGTTGAGTCCCTGAAACGGGAAATAACCTTTTATAAAAGTAAATTTACCTCCTTTGATACTCTCTATCTTGGCGGGGGTACACCCTCTCTGCTTGATACAGGGATAATTACCGGGATCATTGATTCAGTAAAAAACACATTTGAAATTACTGAAGGGGCAGAGATCACCATTGAGGTTAACCCGGGTGATATGACTCATGAAAAAATAACAGGAATTAATAATGCAGGCATTAACCGTGTAAACCTTGGTGTTCAGTCATTTAATGATAGTGACCTTAAATTCCTTGGCAGGAGGCACAGCACCGCCGATTCTGAAAAGGCATTCATGGATTTAAGAGCAGAAGGTTTTAATAACATAGGGATAGACCTTATCTATGGTCTAAAGAATCAATCGGTTGATGAATGGGTAAAGAACCTTGAAAGGGCTGTAGACTTAAGCCCTGAACACATCTCATGCTACCAGCTTACAATAGAGGGGAAAACAGTCTTTAACGCCATGAAAAAAAAGGGTGAACTGAATGATCTAAGCGAAGATGCTGCGGCTCTATTTTTTCTTGAGACATCAGCCTTTCTGGAAGAAAGAGGCTATACTCATTATGAGGTCTCTAACTTCGCCAGAGGCCGTGAATACCAGTCAAGGCATAATATGAAATACTGGCGTCGCATACCATACCTTGGACTTGGCCCGTCTGCCCATTCATTTGATGGTAAAAAGAGGTGGTGGAATTACAGCTCTATTAAAAAATATTGGGCAAGTCTTGAAGGCGGAATGCTGCCTGTTGAGGATACTGAGGATTTGATGATTGAACAGGAGCTTCTTGAAAAGATATCTTTAGGGTTAAGGACTATTGAAGGCATACAAATTGATGTTATTAAAGATATCCCCGGTGCAATGGAATCCGCTAAAAAACTTGAATACACAGGGTATGTAAAGATATCAGGAGATTCTATTACCCCCACAAAAAAAGGGCTTCTGGTTGCTGACAGGCTGCCGCTTATCCTTATGAGTGAAGCTTAA
- the lepA gene encoding elongation factor 4, with protein sequence MKNTRNFSIIAHIDHGKSTLADRLIQHTGQVNNRQFRDQLLDNMDIERERGITIKSQAITLPYTAKNGEQFELNLIDTPGHVDFSYEVSRALASCEGALLLVDASQGVEAQTLANMYAAIEQNLEIIPVINKIDLPSADIERVKEQIEVDLGLDSDVAILCSAKEGIGIDDVLEAVTKYVPAPKGDPEGPLKALIFDAQYDPFRGTIVSIRVFSGKLEARDVIRFMSNRATYRVEEVGRFGVKKEPVKSLSAGDVGYMIAGIKTVSDTSIGDTITLDNNPAPEPLAGFKQAKPVVFSSIYPISSDDYGSLADSLEKYKLNDAAFVYQKDSSAALGLGFRCGFLGLLHLEIVQERLEREYDQSIIMTVPSVEYHFELTNGEKIKVDNPLYYPDPATIETSLEPYIKTSILIPERYMGAVMDLCLERRGENARFNYPTQGRVEINFDMPLAEILYDFYDRLKTVTQGYGSFDYDMLDYRKNDLVKLDILVNSDRVDALSQIVHKERARARALHACEKLKEEIPRHMFKIAIQGAIGGTIIARSTVNAFRKDVTAKCYGGDISRKRKLLEKQKKGKKRMKMIGAVAIPQSAFVAVFKSNSD encoded by the coding sequence ATGAAAAATACAAGAAATTTCAGCATAATAGCGCATATTGACCACGGCAAGTCAACCCTTGCGGATAGATTAATACAGCATACCGGCCAGGTGAATAACCGTCAGTTCAGGGATCAGTTACTGGACAATATGGACATAGAGAGGGAAAGGGGTATTACTATTAAGAGTCAGGCCATCACCCTTCCCTATACTGCTAAAAACGGCGAGCAATTTGAACTTAACCTCATCGATACACCCGGCCATGTGGACTTTTCATATGAGGTGTCAAGGGCGCTTGCCTCATGCGAGGGCGCCCTGCTTCTTGTAGATGCATCACAGGGGGTTGAGGCACAGACCCTCGCAAACATGTATGCAGCTATTGAGCAGAACCTGGAAATTATACCTGTAATAAACAAGATAGACCTCCCATCAGCGGATATTGAAAGGGTAAAGGAGCAGATTGAGGTTGACCTTGGGCTTGACTCAGATGTAGCGATTCTATGTTCTGCCAAGGAAGGGATAGGTATCGATGATGTCCTGGAAGCAGTAACCAAATATGTTCCTGCTCCAAAGGGTGACCCGGAGGGCCCTTTAAAGGCGCTTATCTTTGATGCACAATATGATCCATTCAGGGGCACGATCGTGAGCATCAGGGTCTTTTCAGGCAAACTTGAGGCGCGCGATGTGATCAGGTTCATGTCCAACAGGGCAACCTACAGGGTTGAAGAGGTGGGCAGGTTCGGTGTAAAAAAGGAACCGGTAAAATCTTTGTCAGCAGGCGATGTCGGTTACATGATAGCAGGGATCAAGACTGTAAGCGACACAAGCATCGGTGATACCATAACCCTTGATAATAACCCTGCGCCTGAGCCTCTGGCGGGGTTCAAGCAGGCAAAGCCGGTGGTTTTCTCTTCCATATACCCCATCAGCTCGGATGATTACGGGTCACTTGCCGATTCGCTTGAAAAATACAAGCTTAATGATGCTGCCTTTGTTTATCAGAAAGATTCATCAGCCGCCCTTGGTTTAGGCTTCAGGTGCGGGTTCCTGGGTCTCCTGCATCTTGAAATCGTGCAGGAAAGGCTTGAACGTGAGTATGACCAGTCTATCATCATGACAGTTCCATCAGTCGAATATCACTTTGAACTTACCAACGGCGAAAAGATCAAGGTGGATAACCCCCTCTATTACCCTGACCCTGCAACCATAGAAACATCCCTTGAGCCCTATATTAAGACGAGCATCCTGATACCTGAAAGGTACATGGGCGCTGTAATGGACCTCTGCCTTGAACGCAGGGGTGAAAACGCCAGGTTTAATTACCCCACACAGGGCAGGGTTGAGATCAATTTTGACATGCCGCTTGCCGAGATACTCTATGACTTCTACGACAGGTTAAAGACCGTTACACAGGGTTATGGCTCATTTGATTATGACATGCTTGACTACAGGAAGAACGACCTTGTTAAGCTGGACATCCTTGTTAACTCAGACAGGGTGGATGCCCTTTCTCAGATAGTACACAAGGAGAGGGCAAGGGCAAGGGCTTTGCATGCCTGTGAAAAGCTCAAGGAAGAGATCCCGAGGCATATGTTTAAGATCGCCATACAGGGTGCCATAGGCGGAACCATAATAGCACGCAGCACAGTAAATGCCTTCAGAAAGGATGTTACTGCAAAGTGTTATGGCGGTGATATCTCACGTAAACGCAAACTCCTTGAAAAACAGAAAAAGGGTAAAAAGCGCATGAAGATGATAGGGGCAGTCGCTATCCCCCAGAGCGCTTTTGTTGCGGTATTTAAGTCGAATAGCGATTAA